TCCGCTTCTGGGAGTCGTCGAGCTGGTCCGAGACCTGGTCCTCGAGCAGCTCGAGGTAGCCCATCACGCTCGTCAGCGGGGTGCGCAGCTCGTGGGAGACCGTGGACACCAGCTCGGTGCGGACGCGGTCGATCTCGCCGAGCTGGGAGACCACGGTCTCCTCCATGTCGCGCCCCCGCAGGCTGTCCTCGGCCAAGCGGTTCAGGGCCACCGCGATCTCACGGACCTCCTCCGGGCCCACCTCGCGGACCCGGGCGGTGAGGTCGCCCTCCCGCAGGCGCGCCAGCACCTGCGACACCTCGTCCAGCGGTCCGTGGACCGCCACCTCCAGCCGACGCGTCATCGCGGTGGCGACGCCGATCATCACCAGCGGCACCAGCACCACCGCGGCCAGGGTCCAGAACAGCACGGCGCGGGCCCGGTCGCTGATGCGGGCGATGGTCCGCTCGATGGCCAGGTCGACCTGGGCGTTGGCCGAGCGGACGTCGTCGTACAACCGGCGCCCCTGGGCCCGGAGCCGCTCGCTCTCGGCGGCGTCCAGCCGCAGGGCCGGGTCCACCTGCAGCTCGACGTAGTCCTCCAGCCACCGGTCGGTGGCCTCCTCCTGGCGCCGGACCGCCTCGGTGAGCTCCGCGTCGCCCTCCGCGAGCTCGCGCAGGTGCTGCTCGTCCTGCGGCAGGTAGCCGATGGCGACCCGGTAGGGCTGCAGCGACGCGGAGTCGTCGTCGGCGAGCGCGTAGCCGCGGATGGAGGCCTCCGCGTCGGTGACGTCCTGCAGGATCTCCTTGTTGGCCACCTGCAGCGGCACCGCGGTCTCGTTGAGCGAGCCCAGGGAGTACGCCGACCACACCACCGCCGTCGAGCAGAGGGCGGCCAGCGTCACGAGCAGCACCACCGTGCCCCGCAGCGTGACCGCGGTCTGGCGCCGCAGCGACGCCGTGG
This DNA window, taken from Nocardioides sp. HDW12B, encodes the following:
- a CDS encoding ATP-binding protein, giving the protein MAAASGTATADHEEPARGGGAGEPARWVAWATASLRRQTAVTLRGTVVLLVTLAALCSTAVVWSAYSLGSLNETAVPLQVANKEILQDVTDAEASIRGYALADDDSASLQPYRVAIGYLPQDEQHLRELAEGDAELTEAVRRQEEATDRWLEDYVELQVDPALRLDAAESERLRAQGRRLYDDVRSANAQVDLAIERTIARISDRARAVLFWTLAAVVLVPLVMIGVATAMTRRLEVAVHGPLDEVSQVLARLREGDLTARVREVGPEEVREIAVALNRLAEDSLRGRDMEETVVSQLGEIDRVRTELVSTVSHELRTPLTSVMGYLELLEDQVSDQLDDSQKRMLAVVRRNLLRLQELISNLLTLSRVEEAGLKIEALDLRVVASEVVGDLRLTAASRSITLRTIQSASPILVLGDRTQLFRALTNLVSNAVKFSEPGDVVEVRVAPVGREAMLEVVDEGIGIPAPDLDGLGSRFFRASNATRSEIAGTGLGLRIVQTIVDRHGGTLGIESVEDAGTTVTVRLPLTQASGAEEVTAHFLGGTGRD